Proteins encoded together in one Micromonospora kangleipakensis window:
- the rph gene encoding rifamycin-inactivating phosphotransferase produces the protein MIEQYVLGLQEVDGMQVAIVGGKGAHLGALSRIDGIRVPAGFCVTTAAFRRIMAEAPSIDDRLDQLSRLNPDDREAIRTLSAEIRRTIEGIVLPDDVAAAITRALTHLGEQADYAVRSSATAEDLPTASFAGQQDTYLNVMGLAAILQHVSRCWASLFTERAVTYRQRNGIDHRTVHMAVVAQKMVFPDAAGILFTADPVTGNRKVATVDASFGLGEALVSGLVNPDVFKVRDGEIVAKAVATKQRAVHALPAGGTKEQAIDPQRQEQPALTDAQVVRLVQLGRRIEAHFGSPQDIEWCLVDDDFQIVQSRPITTLFPIPAARDRENHVYVSVGHQQMMTDPMKPLGVSVWQLTAMAPMHEAGGRLFVDVTRRLASPASRAGLLEVAGRGDPLIRDALETVLDRGDFVPTLPEAGPGGPPASGASAPTETDPAIVTELIERSQASIAALRRDIRTKTGPALFDFLLEAFQEHKRVLSDPLSMQAIMAGMEATWWLNDQLREWLGEKNAADTLTLSAPGNVTSEMGLALLDVADVIRPHPEVVAFLQGVEDDGFLDELPKLAGGTEARDAIEAYLDRYGMRCVGEIDITRPRWSERPTTLVPLILDNIKLFEPGAAERRFEQGRQEAQKKQEDLLERLRALPDGEQKADEAKRMIDRVRTFIGYREYPKYGIVSRYFVYKQALLEEAERLVQANVLPEKEDIFYLTFQELHDVVRSNRVDDQLIQQRKDAFRSYHALTPPRVLTSDGEAITGAYRRDDVPTGALIGLPVSAGTIEGRARVILDMAQADLEPGDILVTAHTDPSWTPLFVAITGLVTEVGGLMTHGAVIAREYGLPAVVGVIDATQLIPDGQRIRVHGSDGYVEILP, from the coding sequence ATGATCGAGCAGTACGTGTTAGGTCTCCAAGAGGTCGACGGGATGCAGGTCGCGATCGTTGGCGGCAAGGGCGCGCACCTGGGGGCGTTATCGCGGATCGACGGCATCCGCGTGCCGGCTGGGTTTTGCGTGACGACGGCCGCCTTCCGGCGGATCATGGCCGAAGCGCCGTCGATCGACGATCGGCTCGATCAGCTGTCGCGCCTGAACCCGGACGACCGGGAGGCGATCCGCACGCTCAGTGCGGAGATCCGCCGGACCATCGAAGGGATCGTCCTCCCCGACGATGTGGCGGCAGCGATCACCCGGGCTCTCACCCACCTCGGCGAGCAAGCCGACTACGCCGTGCGATCCAGCGCGACGGCAGAGGACCTGCCGACGGCCTCCTTCGCCGGCCAGCAGGACACGTACCTGAACGTCATGGGGCTGGCGGCGATCCTCCAGCACGTCAGCCGGTGCTGGGCGTCGCTGTTCACCGAGCGGGCCGTGACCTACCGCCAGCGCAACGGCATCGACCACCGTACGGTCCACATGGCCGTTGTAGCGCAGAAGATGGTCTTCCCGGATGCGGCCGGCATCCTGTTCACGGCCGACCCCGTCACGGGCAACCGGAAGGTCGCCACCGTGGACGCCAGCTTCGGCCTCGGCGAGGCCCTGGTCTCCGGCCTGGTGAACCCGGACGTCTTCAAGGTGCGCGACGGCGAAATCGTCGCCAAGGCGGTCGCCACCAAACAGCGTGCCGTCCACGCCCTGCCGGCCGGCGGGACGAAGGAACAGGCGATCGACCCACAGCGGCAGGAGCAGCCGGCGCTGACGGATGCACAGGTCGTGCGGCTCGTGCAGCTCGGGCGGCGGATCGAAGCGCATTTCGGCAGCCCGCAGGACATCGAATGGTGCCTGGTCGACGATGACTTCCAGATCGTGCAGAGCCGGCCAATCACCACGCTGTTCCCCATCCCCGCGGCCCGCGACCGGGAGAACCACGTCTACGTCTCCGTTGGTCATCAGCAGATGATGACCGACCCCATGAAGCCACTGGGCGTCTCCGTGTGGCAGCTGACGGCCATGGCGCCGATGCACGAGGCCGGCGGGAGGCTGTTCGTCGACGTCACCCGGCGCCTGGCCTCGCCCGCGAGCCGCGCCGGCCTCCTGGAGGTGGCGGGGAGGGGCGATCCGCTGATCAGGGACGCGCTGGAGACCGTCCTCGACCGCGGCGACTTCGTCCCGACGCTCCCGGAGGCTGGTCCCGGCGGGCCGCCGGCCAGCGGCGCGTCCGCCCCGACCGAGACCGATCCGGCCATCGTCACCGAGCTGATCGAGCGCAGCCAGGCCTCCATCGCCGCCCTGCGGCGCGACATCCGGACGAAGACCGGACCGGCGCTGTTCGACTTCCTGCTGGAGGCCTTCCAGGAGCACAAGCGAGTCCTCAGTGATCCATTGAGCATGCAGGCGATCATGGCGGGGATGGAGGCCACCTGGTGGCTCAACGACCAGCTGCGGGAGTGGCTGGGCGAGAAGAACGCGGCCGACACGCTCACGCTGTCCGCCCCCGGCAACGTCACGTCAGAGATGGGGCTGGCGCTGCTCGACGTCGCGGACGTGATCCGCCCGCACCCGGAGGTGGTGGCGTTCCTGCAGGGCGTCGAGGACGACGGCTTCCTTGACGAGCTGCCGAAGCTCGCGGGCGGGACCGAAGCGCGCGACGCCATCGAGGCCTACCTCGACCGGTACGGCATGCGCTGCGTCGGCGAGATCGACATCACGAGGCCGCGCTGGAGCGAACGCCCCACCACGCTCGTGCCCCTGATCCTCGACAACATCAAGCTCTTCGAGCCGGGCGCCGCCGAGCGGCGCTTCGAGCAAGGGCGACAGGAGGCGCAGAAGAAACAAGAGGACCTGCTGGAACGCCTGCGGGCCCTGCCGGACGGGGAGCAGAAAGCCGACGAGGCCAAGCGGATGATCGACCGGGTCCGAACCTTCATCGGCTACCGGGAGTACCCGAAGTACGGCATCGTCAGCCGCTACTTCGTCTACAAGCAGGCCCTGCTGGAAGAGGCCGAACGCCTCGTGCAGGCCAACGTGCTCCCTGAGAAGGAGGACATCTTCTACCTCACGTTCCAGGAGCTCCACGACGTCGTGCGCTCGAACAGAGTGGATGACCAGCTCATCCAGCAGCGCAAGGACGCGTTCCGGTCGTACCACGCGCTCACGCCGCCCCGGGTGCTCACGTCTGACGGCGAGGCCATCACCGGGGCGTACCGACGCGACGACGTGCCGACCGGCGCCCTGATCGGCCTACCGGTCTCCGCCGGGACCATCGAAGGGCGCGCCCGCGTCATCCTGGACATGGCCCAGGCTGATCTCGAACCGGGTGACATCCTCGTCACGGCCCACACGGACCCGAGCTGGACGCCCCTCTTCGTCGCCATCACAGGCCTGGTGACGGAGGTCGGAGGATTGATGACACACGGCGCAGTGATCGCACGGGAGTACGGCCTGCCGGCTGTCGTCGGTGTGATAGATGCCACCCAGCTGATTCCCGATGGGCAGCGGATCCGCGTGCACGGCAGCGACGGGTACGTCGAGATTCTGCCTTGA
- a CDS encoding DDE-type integrase/transposase/recombinase, protein MEFERHANNPIEAGHSQLKHRLRPMRGLRADSTAQVIIAGHAFMQNVRRGHCELGLDSQPKLRVVSAFSELARVI, encoded by the coding sequence GTGGAATTCGAGCGGCACGCGAACAATCCGATCGAGGCCGGTCACAGCCAGCTCAAGCATCGGTTACGACCCATGCGTGGGCTCCGGGCCGACTCAACCGCACAGGTGATCATCGCCGGGCACGCGTTCATGCAGAATGTCCGCCGCGGACACTGCGAACTCGGGCTCGACAGTCAGCCCAAGCTCCGAGTCGTTTCGGCGTTCAGTGAACTCGCCCGGGTGATCTGA
- a CDS encoding cytochrome d ubiquinol oxidase subunit II produces MSTFAAVVLFIGVTAYAVLGGADYGAGFWDLTAGGARRGRAPRHLIDHTLAPVWEANHVWLIFGLVMLWTGFPSAFAAIMTTLYIPLGLTALGIVIRGSGFAFRKVVVKTDQQRATGAAFATSSVITPFFLGTVVGGIASGRVPADGHGNPVTSWVNPTSLLGGVLAVGVCAFVAAVFLTAEARTHADARLERWFRRRAQASAVATGAVALAGIAILHADAGRLFSGLTRRGLPLVLVSAACGLASIALLHRAAPRLLQALAVSAAGTVVVGWGVAQYPYLLGTHLRIDEAAAPDATLASLTLVAAAALLLVVPAMALLFVLHQRGRLDTA; encoded by the coding sequence GTGAGTACGTTCGCCGCCGTCGTGCTGTTCATCGGCGTCACCGCCTACGCCGTGCTCGGCGGCGCGGACTACGGTGCCGGCTTCTGGGACCTCACCGCCGGTGGTGCGCGGCGCGGGCGGGCCCCGCGGCACCTGATCGACCACACGCTGGCACCGGTGTGGGAGGCCAACCACGTGTGGCTGATCTTCGGCCTGGTGATGCTCTGGACAGGCTTCCCGTCCGCCTTCGCCGCGATCATGACCACGCTCTACATCCCGCTGGGCCTCACCGCGCTGGGCATCGTGATCCGCGGCAGCGGGTTCGCATTCCGAAAGGTGGTGGTGAAGACCGACCAACAGCGGGCGACCGGAGCGGCGTTCGCCACCTCGTCGGTGATCACACCGTTCTTCCTCGGCACGGTCGTCGGTGGAATCGCCTCCGGGCGGGTGCCCGCCGACGGACACGGCAATCCCGTGACCAGCTGGGTCAACCCGACGTCGCTGCTCGGCGGGGTGCTCGCGGTCGGGGTGTGCGCGTTCGTCGCCGCGGTGTTCCTCACCGCCGAGGCCCGTACCCACGCCGACGCCCGCCTGGAGCGCTGGTTCCGCCGTCGAGCCCAGGCCAGCGCCGTGGCGACCGGCGCCGTGGCGCTGGCGGGAATCGCCATCCTGCACGCTGACGCCGGGCGCCTGTTCTCCGGGCTGACCCGCCGCGGCCTGCCCCTGGTGCTGGTCTCCGCGGCATGCGGGCTGGCCAGCATCGCCCTGCTTCACCGGGCCGCGCCCCGATTGCTGCAGGCGCTCGCCGTCAGCGCGGCCGGCACGGTGGTGGTCGGCTGGGGCGTCGCGCAGTACCCGTACCTACTGGGCACCCACCTACGCATCGACGAGGCCGCGGCTCCCGACGCCACCCTGGCGTCGCTCACCCTCGTCGCCGCCGCGGCGCTCCTGCTCGTCGTGCCGGCCATGGCGCTGCTGTTCGTCCTGCACCAGCGCGGTCGTCTGGACACCGCCTGA